AGAACAACATTGTTTTCATGTTCAATTTTTTGAATTTTTGAAGATATAAATTCCACTCCATGAGGAATAAATTTTGTTATTGGTTTTTGAATTTCATGTTCATCATAAATTCCAAACGGAAGAAATAAAAAACCAGGTTGATAATAATGTGTTGTAGCTTCATCTATTATCGTTACTTTCCAATCATGATCATGTAATTTATGTTTGAGGTGATTTGCCATCATCGTGCCGGCAGAGCCTGCACCAAGTATTACTATATTACGAGTTGCCATATTTTTAAATTATACCCCAAAAGTAGTATTGATGTTAGCATAGGAAATATGAGATAAGTTGGAGATTGGGATGATATTTATCACTGTTTGGGAACCTGTAGGTGAGTGGGGAGTAGGGAGGGGTGAATATGCTCCACGAAAGCCGGATTTATTTACTCCTGACTAATGGCTCCTGACAATGGTGTGTGTTGAGTATACTCCAACTTGGAAAAAAGTTTCAGGTCAAAATACAAAACTCCAATGTTAACAGTACCGGGCTCACGCCTCACGATTGACGATTCACGAAAATGAGTAATGAGTAATGAGTAATGAGTAGGTAGTCGAAAGCATTTTAATTTATCCTCCGAAATGAACTTTTAATGTTGAAATCAAGATTTAGATCCACAGTCAAGGTAAACTCATTACTCATAACTCATCACTCATTCAATCATGGCGTAATCAAAATTCCCATCCAAACTCGAAGTTAACTCACTACTCCCCGCTCCCCTCTCACTATTTCCATTCCGGAAGCTTTGCGGGCATATTTCGTTTTCTTTTTTGCCATTGAATGGGTTTTATCACCTCTTCATAAAAGAAAGAAATAGGGTTCATAATTGGAGAAGGAGCTTTAGGAACGGTATCAATTTCACCGGGAGATTTTAATCCGGGAATAGGAGCAACAGTATATTGTCTGTTTTCCTGGTAAGCGAGAAAAGCATCTCTGAAATCTTCCGGACTTGGCCAGGGATATATTTCAACTGCATCCAACGTTATAGTGTCTTTTTTTAGAAACACTGCAATGGATGCGATATTATCGGTTCCGGTGTCAGGAACTATATAATATTTTGGTTTATAGCCTAAAGCAGAAAATTGAATTGTATCCCTGCGGGCAACAACAATGGAAAAAAATCCTTCCATGCTGGCATTCACACCTCTGAACTCATTTTCAACTATAACCGTAGCATAAGATACAGGTATATTTGTTTGTTCATCGGTTATGATACCGGAAAGCTGTATTAAATTATTTTGAGCAGATACAGAGTATTGTGAAAAACAGATCAATAAAATTGGGATCAGAAACCAGGGCCTTCTTGTGTGCAGCGACATTAATTTAGTTAACGAATATTGACGCAAGTTATGATTTGTTAGCGAATATTTGCTAAAATTTGCACAGAAATTAACTTAACTTAACCGATATGGAACCTGTTGAAGGAAATATACATCACCTGAGAGAAAATTATGAAAGTGGGACTTTGGATATCAATAATATGTATCCCTCCCCTTTATTACAATTTGCCTCCTGGTTCGAGGAAGCCGGTAAGGCGGGAATTTCAGAGCCCAATGCGATGGTTTTATCTACAGTTTCGCCGGAAGGCAAACCTTCATCAAGAGTAGTGCTTTTGAAAGAATTTAACGGGAAAGGATTTATTTTTTTTACAAACTATCTCAGTAAAAAAGGGCAGGAACTTTCTCAAAACCCGTACGCCTGTTTAAACTTCTGGTGGGGACCCCTGGAACGCCAGATTAGAATTAGCGGAGTGATCACTAAAATTTCTGAAAAAGAATGTGATGAATATTTTTATTCACGACCGATCGGAAGTCAGGCTGGAGCTGTTATTTCCCCACAAAGCTCAGAGATTGAGAGCAGAGAATGGCTGGAACAAAAATTTATTGAAATTCAACTTAAGGGCGAAATAAAACGACCTGATCATTGGGGTGGTTATATTCTTATTCCCGAAACACTGGAATTCTGGCAAGGCAGAAGTAACAGGTTACACGACCGCTTAGTTTATGATAAAACTGAAAACGGCAACTGGAAAATTAAACGCCTTGCACCGTAACTAAGAATATAGTATTTAGTATATAGTATTTAGAGTGCTCCGGCTCGAACGTAGAACCCTGCTACTGCCTACTGCCACTGCCACTGCCTACTGCCACTGCCTACTGCCACTGCCCACTGCCCACTGCCTACTGCCACTGCCTACTACTCTACCAACTACCACTGCCAACTACTCCAAACCTTCCCTGTTTGGCAAAAATTCAGTACCTTTGCACTAAATTACTGCTACTATGGGAGCAATTTTAACAGACGTACGAATTGATGTTGATGAATTTATCGGTGATATTACCGGTGCAAGATTGGTTGTACATAATGATGATGTAAACACCTTTGAATGGGTGATTGAAAGTCTGGTGGAAATTTGCAAACACACTGCCGAACAAGCAGAACAATGCGCTTTTATCATACATTTTAAAGGAAAATATGCCGTTCAACAAGGAATGCGCGAAATTTTAAGACCAATGCGTGAACAGCTGGTTGACAGAGGAATTAATGCTACAATTGAATAATTTCTTATGCCTGTTTGGCAATTAGATGAACGATTACTTTTTCCTGATCCTCAATTTGCTAATGAGGATGGACTTTTGGCAATAGGTGGAGACCTTTCCAGGGATCGTTTGATACTTGCGTATGTTTCAGGGATATTTCCATGGTTTATTGAAAATGAAGAAGCCTATTGGTTTAGTCCTGACCCGAGATGTGTCTTAATTCCCGAAGAACTTAAAATTTCAAAAAGTATGCAACAGCTGATCAAAAAACAAGTTTTTCGGGTTAGTTATGATCAGGATTTTATTAAGGTGATAAAAAGTTGTAAAACCGTAAAAAGAAAAGGTCAGAAAGAAACCTGGATAGATAAAAATTTTATTGCTGCCTATTCGAATTTATTTAAAGAAGGTTTAGCGCATTCGGTGGAAGTATACGAAAATGAAAAACTTGTTGGCGGACTTTATGGCGTGAGTTTAGGCAAGTGTTTTTTTGGAGAAAGCATGTTCAGCAAGGTTAGTAATGCGAGTAAATATGGCTTTATTTTTTTGGTAAATGCACTTAAAGAACAACAATTCACCATGATAGATTGTCAGGTTTATAACGACCACCTTGCTACCCTTGGTGCAAAAAAAATGGAACGAAATTATTTTCTTCAATTACTAAAAATAGGATTACAAGAAAAAACAATTACCGGCGATTGGAATTTAATTTTGAATCACAACATCAGTCCGGCTGTTCTCTAACTACTAAATACTAACTACTAAATACTAATTACAAAATACTCACGTGTGGGACCACAATTAAATAAAAAACAAAATACATTCAGATCCAAACTCACAAATAAATGGATGTTCAAATTATATCTGTTTCAAAAAATGCCCATTGCTTTATTGGCAGGTTTACAGATAAGAGAATTGAACTTGGAAAAAAGTGTGGTGAGTGTTCCTTTTAAATGGTTTTCCCAAAATCCTTTTAAGAGTGTTTATTTTGCAACGCAGGCAATGGCTGCCGAAATGAGTACAGGGATATTGGGACTGATGGCAATTCAGGGAGCACCTAAAAAAGTTTCAATGCTGGTATTAAAAATTGAAGGTAATTTTATTAAAAAGGCTACTGAAAGGATCTATTTTACCTGCGAAAGCGGAAACGAAATTTTCCGGGCGGTTGACGAGGCTGTTAAAAGCGGGGAAGGTGTCACAGTTAACGCAAATTCAACAGGTAAATTAAAAGACGGCACTATTGTGTCGCAGTTTTCCGTTATATGGTCGTTCAAATCAAAACATTGAGTATGGTAAAATTTTTTTCATGCGTATTATTGCTATCTGGTTTTGTTTTTTTCAGCTGCAACAGAACCACATCTAAAACAGAAAAAGAAGAAGAAGAATATTCTTCCGGTGACTTTCTCGATAATTCAGATCCATCTAATATTACTGAATCGGAACCGTTTAGAAATCAACCAAATGAATTCTGTACCATCATCCGGAAAATGGAAGTTGAATTATATGCTCCCGAAAAAAAATTGGATGAAAATAAATCTTACCCAAAAAAATATTGTCTGCTTGATGTTTGCCTTGATAAAATAACTAACGACGGATTAATAATAAACCTTGGCGACAGCACCCAAACTGCTAATGCTACCTATGCAATAATTAAAATTTTCGAAACCGTAGAAGAAACAAGGGCGTATGAAAATAAGTTTGCAATAAAGGATGTGCTGTATGAGGAGGAGTGAGGAGAAAGGAGAGAGGAGAGAGGAGTTTAAATTTCTTGCGAAATTTTACCGGATTCCACTATTTGTTTTCCTGATACATGATACCCGATACTTGATACTCAAAAGAAAGGAGTTTAAATTTCTTGCGAAATTTTACCGGATTCCACCGTTTGTTTTCCGATACATGAATGCTGATACTCGTTTAATGCATTGGAAATTTATCATGCATTAGTAGATAACCCGGACTCACGATTGACGATTCACGAAACCCGAAGGGTTCCATTCTCAATTATCAATTCTCAATTCTCAATTGCTCCTTCAGCGTATCGCAATATTCATATAATCGCGCTGAGTTTTGCCTGTATAAATTTGGCGAGGGCGACCGATGGGTTCGTTTGCTTCACGCATTTCTTTCCATTGTGCTAACCACCCGGGTAAACGTCCTAATGCAAAAAGCACAGTGAACATTTCGGTTGGAAAGCCCATTGCACGATAAATAATTCCGCTGTAAAAATCTACATTGGGATATAATTTTCTTTCCACGAAATAACTGTCTTTAAGTGCTACTTCTTCCAATTGTTTTGCAATATCGAGAACCGGATCGTGCACACCTAATTTATTTAAAACGTTGTCACAGGCCTCTTTAATAATTTTAGCTCTTGGGTCGAAATTTTTATATACTCTGTGACCAAATCCCATCAATCGGAAATTGTCATTTTTATCTTTAGCCTTTTCAACAAATTTTCCAACATTTCCTCCATCCGATTTAATTATTTCCAACATTTCAATTACTTGTTGATTTGCTCCGCCATGAAGTGGTCCCCATAAGGCAGCCACACCGGCGGCAACACTCGCATAAGTATTTGCCTGCGATGAACCAACCATTCTAACTGTGGAAGTGGAACAATTTTGTTCGTGATCGGCATGTAAGATCAAAAGCTTATCCAGTGCATCAACAACAATTGGATCCGGAGAATATTCTTCGGTGCGCATTCCAAAAGTCATGTATAAGAAATTGGTTACATAATCGTATTTGTTCTGTGGGTACATGATAGGATGTCCTACCGATTTTTTATGTATCCAGGATACAAGTGTTGGCATTTTTGCAAGAATGCGTACCAATGTAAGGTCAATTTCCTCTTTTGATGCATTTGGATTGAGGGAATCGGGATAAAAACTGGATAAAGTGCACATCAAAGAACACAACTGCCCCATAGGATGCGCAAAGGATGGGAAACCATCGAAGAATTTTTTTACATCCTCATGAACCAGGGTATGATTGGAAATATTCTCACTGAAAGCAACATATTGATCGTTTGTTGGCAATTCACCATATAATAACAGATAACTGACTTCAAGAAAATTGGATTTTTCGGCCAATTGCTCAATTGGATAACCGCGATAACGCAGTATTCCCTGTTCGCCATCCAAAAAAGTTATAGCGCTTTTTGTGGCTCCGGTATTTTTATAACCACTATCGAGCGTCACGAAGCCGGTAAGATCGCGTAATTTATTGATATCAATGGACTCCTCTCCTTCGGTGCCTACGTAGATTGGTAATTCAACTTCTTTTTCACCGAGTTTAATAAACGCTTTATCTGACATATTTCTGTTTTGTCGTGATTATAATTGAATGCAACTTATAGCACAAAGATAAATAATGTCTACACACATTTGTAATTTAGACCCTATAGAATGCTGTATTTTTTACAAATAAATAACATGAAGGGCATTCAATTGCTTTTATTGCAAAAAACTACCAAACCCGAAACAACTAAATTAGGAATAAATGAAAACTCACATTGCAAAATGATGCATATTGTCGATCAGATAATAGATCATGATCGCATACAAAACGGCCACAACTGCAAATTTCATCCAGGAAGCGGCATTTTTGAGTAGTTTGTAGGCGAAAACACCACAAATTAAACCCACAACACCATAGGTTATCAGTGCTAATGGATAATATCTGTCGAAAGAAAGGGATTTAGGCGTATAGGGAATCAATACAATACAGAAGAATACGAAAAAGGAAAGATAAATAAACCCTTCCCAAAACATATTGGGATGAAATGGCTGTTCTTCCTGTAATTCCTCTTGTTTATCTTCCATCAGTACAAAGGTAATACAAGGTTTTAAAATAAGTAAAATTGATATAAGGAACTTACCGATTTAATAAAAAATCTGTGAAGAAAGTTACAGCACGCATTGCCTTTTAGGGTCAACACCTTTGCAGGTAGCCTCAAAATAAAAAAATTGCCTTAATTTGGCGCAGATATGAAGGTATGCTTACAATGCAAAAAGGAAAATCCTGATGACTTTAAACATTGCCGATATTGCGGTGCCGAATTGAGTGGTGCTACAAAACTGAATTCGAGGTCATTTTGGAATAGATTGCCTTCCTGGGCGTGGATCCTGATCATTGTTGGAGCATTAATTATCGGAATTGGATTGATAATCGGCTCCTTTGTCGCCCTTGCAACAATAGAAGGTGTTGCAAGTCTTGTGTTACTTACTTTGGGGATGATAGGTTTTGGGATTCTGCCACTCCGCAAACCACAACCCACCGGTGCTATATCCAGAGCAATCGGAATTAGTTTTTTCGCCTTAATGGGAGCAACTGTTGATCAAACGGGAAATTACATTTATAATAAACCTGTGGAGATTTGTTTTTGCAACGATGGAACATCTTTAAACAGGATAGATAATGTTTCTAACCCAATGCCAGGCACTACGATAATTCAACAGGATTTCACCTGCTACGATAAAGCAGGTGCTCCGGTTAAAACGATAAACATGTTTGCAGTTATGGGTATTCGGTTCGTTGAATATGTTTTACTTGGCTACATTTTATTGGGTGTACGACGTTTTCTTTGGAATGTAAAAAATAAGGAAAGGAGAGATTACGTTTGAATAATTTATCTATGAAAAAAATCCGCTTCACACTATTATTTATCATTTTAGGGCAGGTATGTTTTGCTCAATTTATTACTGTGCGCGGTACACATTCGTCGCAAATATTAAACGACAATTTATTTGACACTGATATTTCCACCGTGTATGGTGTGGAATCTTATTACAGTAAATCAATTAATTTTATTCCTCTGCCAATAAATTACAATATTGGACTTGACTATAAATTAAATGCAGAAATTCAGGAATTATTTATTGTTACGGGACTTACCTATGTAACACTAACTCCTTCCGGTTTTAGTGCGGCTAATGCTGAAAGTGTTACCTACACAACCAGCAATTGGTTAAACTATGCAGATATAAATATGTATAATGGATTACGGTTTTCCGATTCCACCATGCAATATAAATTGGCTGGAGAAATCTGTTATAATGTTGGATATGTATTTGGGAAAAGCTTTTTTATTCACAGTGGTTTCGGTGGAAGATATAATTTAATTCCCGCTAATAAAGGAACTGAATTCCAAAGCAGTTCGCTGGATCTTATCCTGAAATTTGGAATTCTTTGGAAATTTAAGAAAAAATATAAACCCTAAAACAGTTGTTAATCTTTTTCTTCTTGTTCTATTCTGATATTATATTGTTTCATTTTATTATAAAGTGTTTTCCTATCCACGTTTAACATCCGTGCAGCTTTGGATTTATTATACTTCACTTTTTTAAGCGTTTCAGAAATTACCTTATGTTCTGCATCAAATGCTGCAGCTTTAAGATTATTGGGTTCTATTGTAGTATTATAGGTATCCTTATCGGTGAAATTATATTTTTCCGAATGAATCAATTCTTGTGGAAGGCTTTCCAATTCAATTATTTTACCATCAGTTAACAACGCCCCTCTCCTAACCACATTATTTAATTCTCTTAAATTTCCCGGCCAGGTATATTTCAAAAATACTATTTCCACCTCTTCGGAAAATGCATGTATTCTTTTATTCAATTCTACACAGGCATTTTTCAAAAAGAAATTTGCAAACTCCATAATATCTACATTCCTGTCACGCAAACTAGGCATTACTATAGTAAATTCATTGAAACGATGATATAGATCTTCTCTGAATTTGCCTTTATTTACAGCTTCCATCAAATTTTCATTAGAAGCCACGATCAAACGTACATCAAGGTCAATATCCTTTACACCACCAATTCTTTTCATTTTTCTTTCCTGCACAACCCTGAGCAGCATGATCTGAACATCATAACTTAAATTCGCTACTTCATCCAATAAAAGTGTTCCACCATTCGCCAATTCAAAACTTCCCATTTTACTATTTAATGCGCCGGTAAAAGCCCCTTTTTCATGTCCGAATAATTCGCTTCCCGCAAGTTCTTTTGAAAGAGCACCGCAGTCAACTGCAATAAATGGTGCATTTGCGCGTTTACTTTTTTCATGAATACGTCGGGCTGCAATTTCTTTTCCGGTACCGCTTTCACCATAAATAATAACACAATAATTGGTAGGACCAACAATATCGAGTTGTTTATAAACCGTAATTGATTCTTTGCTTTTTCCCTCTATATATTTAGTCTCTGCAACACCGGTTTCATTATTCAAAATAGTTTTTTCCACGGGGGTCTCTGCACCTGAAATTGATGTTACTCCTATGCCGCTACTAACATTATGAAATTTATTAATAGCATTTTTTACATTCATTAAAATTTCATCGGGAAGTAAGGGTTTAGTCACATAATTAAAAGCACCTGCTTTTATTACTTCCACTGCTATCTTCACATCCGAATACCCTGTAATTACAATGATCTGCGTTTTGGAATTAATTAATTTAGCGGCTTGAAGCACCTCGCGTGCATCCATATCGCCTAATCTGAAATCGCAGAGAATAAGTGCATATTCTTCAGCATGCAATTTCTTTATACCTGCAGCCCCACTTACGGAGGTTTGTACTTCATATCCATTTTTTGTTAAAAAATGTTTTAATAAAGTACAGGTATCAATATCATCATCAATTATTAATATTTTGTCCATTGTTGGGTTTTATTTGGT
The genomic region above belongs to Bacteroidota bacterium and contains:
- the pdxH gene encoding pyridoxamine 5'-phosphate oxidase codes for the protein MEPVEGNIHHLRENYESGTLDINNMYPSPLLQFASWFEEAGKAGISEPNAMVLSTVSPEGKPSSRVVLLKEFNGKGFIFFTNYLSKKGQELSQNPYACLNFWWGPLERQIRISGVITKISEKECDEYFYSRPIGSQAGAVISPQSSEIESREWLEQKFIEIQLKGEIKRPDHWGGYILIPETLEFWQGRSNRLHDRLVYDKTENGNWKIKRLAP
- a CDS encoding ATP-dependent Clp protease adaptor ClpS; amino-acid sequence: MGAILTDVRIDVDEFIGDITGARLVVHNDDVNTFEWVIESLVEICKHTAEQAEQCAFIIHFKGKYAVQQGMREILRPMREQLVDRGINATIE
- a CDS encoding carboxypeptidase-like regulatory domain-containing protein, which codes for MSLHTRRPWFLIPILLICFSQYSVSAQNNLIQLSGIITDEQTNIPVSYATVIVENEFRGVNASMEGFFSIVVARRDTIQFSALGYKPKYYIVPDTGTDNIASIAVFLKKDTITLDAVEIYPWPSPEDFRDAFLAYQENRQYTVAPIPGLKSPGEIDTVPKAPSPIMNPISFFYEEVIKPIQWQKRKRNMPAKLPEWK
- a CDS encoding DUF4442 domain-containing protein; its protein translation is MFKLYLFQKMPIALLAGLQIRELNLEKSVVSVPFKWFSQNPFKSVYFATQAMAAEMSTGILGLMAIQGAPKKVSMLVLKIEGNFIKKATERIYFTCESGNEIFRAVDEAVKSGEGVTVNANSTGKLKDGTIVSQFSVIWSFKSKH
- a CDS encoding sigma-54-dependent Fis family transcriptional regulator, giving the protein MDKILIIDDDIDTCTLLKHFLTKNGYEVQTSVSGAAGIKKLHAEEYALILCDFRLGDMDAREVLQAAKLINSKTQIIVITGYSDVKIAVEVIKAGAFNYVTKPLLPDEILMNVKNAINKFHNVSSGIGVTSISGAETPVEKTILNNETGVAETKYIEGKSKESITVYKQLDIVGPTNYCVIIYGESGTGKEIAARRIHEKSKRANAPFIAVDCGALSKELAGSELFGHEKGAFTGALNSKMGSFELANGGTLLLDEVANLSYDVQIMLLRVVQERKMKRIGGVKDIDLDVRLIVASNENLMEAVNKGKFREDLYHRFNEFTIVMPSLRDRNVDIMEFANFFLKNACVELNKRIHAFSEEVEIVFLKYTWPGNLRELNNVVRRGALLTDGKIIELESLPQELIHSEKYNFTDKDTYNTTIEPNNLKAAAFDAEHKVISETLKKVKYNKSKAARMLNVDRKTLYNKMKQYNIRIEQEEKD
- a CDS encoding leucyl/phenylalanyl-tRNA--protein transferase; this translates as MPVWQLDERLLFPDPQFANEDGLLAIGGDLSRDRLILAYVSGIFPWFIENEEAYWFSPDPRCVLIPEELKISKSMQQLIKKQVFRVSYDQDFIKVIKSCKTVKRKGQKETWIDKNFIAAYSNLFKEGLAHSVEVYENEKLVGGLYGVSLGKCFFGESMFSKVSNASKYGFIFLVNALKEQQFTMIDCQVYNDHLATLGAKKMERNYFLQLLKIGLQEKTITGDWNLILNHNISPAVL
- a CDS encoding citrate synthase, with protein sequence MSDKAFIKLGEKEVELPIYVGTEGEESIDINKLRDLTGFVTLDSGYKNTGATKSAITFLDGEQGILRYRGYPIEQLAEKSNFLEVSYLLLYGELPTNDQYVAFSENISNHTLVHEDVKKFFDGFPSFAHPMGQLCSLMCTLSSFYPDSLNPNASKEEIDLTLVRILAKMPTLVSWIHKKSVGHPIMYPQNKYDYVTNFLYMTFGMRTEEYSPDPIVVDALDKLLILHADHEQNCSTSTVRMVGSSQANTYASVAAGVAALWGPLHGGANQQVIEMLEIIKSDGGNVGKFVEKAKDKNDNFRLMGFGHRVYKNFDPRAKIIKEACDNVLNKLGVHDPVLDIAKQLEEVALKDSYFVERKLYPNVDFYSGIIYRAMGFPTEMFTVLFALGRLPGWLAQWKEMREANEPIGRPRQIYTGKTQRDYMNIAIR